The following coding sequences lie in one Haematobia irritans isolate KBUSLIRL chromosome 3, ASM5000362v1, whole genome shotgun sequence genomic window:
- the LOC142229812 gene encoding uncharacterized protein LOC142229812 isoform X2, translating into MKVFALVLVTALTLGACNAVKLRKIEKNASLQEEQSSNTNEDEPINKSERNGDKEVHKRGVFHYGTLAGQSVWPKAYAAHYGYGGLHVPALSTFAPASGLSAAHLAVPGPLRYNTGFHYKTLASPLASFGATSSAATPYIIRPGGAIVQSYNINYPHHRSPVTFKTYAAAPPAPVHVYQNVLPAVQSFETVQPAAPVQPVPVQPTVPVHVPAPVQPVPVQPVPVQPVPVQHVPSVVQTTFVQQSPPQVIPQVPAPAPPVFPISAFNPPSVPAVTPTIPNNFFPVNIQPPVVQNPTTFVTQQVPTFVQVPNTPNQGRPEFGSADAAPQIPQPTPEPHFEPELPQQQPTQQPWKPVLYLPPNVENEANRPSNTLLPPYGNSPNEGYLPPAPSSNQKQINDEFTANRHYYDNLSDAEIQHIFHQANLAAHSERSHAHDHAHTVHTYHSPY; encoded by the exons ATGAAAGTGTTTGCTTTAGTTTTGGTGACGGCATTAACTTTAGGTGCATGTAATGCAGTGAAATTGAGAAAAATCGAAAAGAATGCCTCGCTACAAGAGGAACAATCTTCGAATACCAACGAAGATGAGCCAATAAATAAATCCGAAAGGAATGGCGACAAAGAAGTGCATAAACGAGGAGTTTTCCATTATGGAACTTTGGCGGGCCAGTCAGTATGGCCCAAAGCATATGCAGCCCATTATGGTTATGGTGGTCTACATGTGCCTGCCTTATCCACATTTGCTCCAGCCTCTGGTTTATCTGCAGCACACTTAGCTGTACCTGGACCTTTAAGATATAATACCGGATTTCATTATaagactttggcgagtccacttgcaTCATTTGGTGCCACAAGTTCAGCTGCTACTCCATATATTATTAGACCAGGCGGAGCAATTGTCCAATCCTACAATATCAACTATCCTCATCATAGATCACCTGTGACATTTAAAACCTATGCTGCTGCACCTCCAGCGCCAGTGCATGTCTATCAAAATGTATTGCCTGCAGTACAATCTTTTGAAACTGTCCAACCAGCAGCTCCTGTACAACCAGTTCCAGTACAACCAACAGTCCCTGTCCACGTCCCAGCACCGGTTCAACCTGTTCCAGTTCAGCCAGTTCCAGTTCAACCAGTTCCAGTCCAACATGTTCCCTCTGTTGTGCAA ACAACATTTGTACAACAATCCCCTCCCCAAGTTATCCCTCAGGTGCCCGCTCCAGCTCCACCTGTATTCCCAATCTCCGCTTTCAATCCCCCCAGTGTACCGGCTGTCACTCCGACAATTCCAAACAATTTCTTCCCTGTTAATATTCAACCTCCTGTTGTTCAGAATCCTACAACTTTTGTAACACAACAAGTTCCCACATTCGTTCAAGTTCCCAATACACCCAATCAAGGTCGTCCTGAATTTGGAAGCGCTGATGCCGCCCCCCAAATTCCTCAACCAACACCGGAACCTCATTTTGAACCCGAATTACCTCAACAACAGCCTACACAACAACCATGGAAGCCTGTTTTGTATCTACCTCCCAATGTAGAAAATGAAGCTAATCGGCCATCAAATACTCTCTTGCCTCCTTATGGAAATTCACCAAACGAGG gTTATTTGCCCCCAGCACCATCTTCAAATCAAAAACAGATAAATGATGAATTCACCGCCAATCGTCACTACTACGATAATCTTTCCGATGCCGAAATCCAGCATATTTTCCATCAAGCCAATCTAGCGGCTCACAGCGAACGTAGCCACGCCCATGATCATGCCCATACCGTCCACACCTATCATTCACCTTATTAA
- the LOC142229812 gene encoding uncharacterized protein LOC142229812 isoform X1: MKVFALVLVTALTLGACNAVKLRKIEKNASLQEEQSSNTNEDEPINKSERNGDKEVHKRGVFHYGTLAGQSVWPKAYAAHYGYGGLHVPALSTFAPASGLSAAHLAVPGPLRYNTGFHYKTLASPLASFGATSSAATPYIIRPGGAIVQSYNINYPHHRSPVTFKTYAAAPPAPVHVYQNVLPAVQSFETVQPAAPVQPVPVQPTVPVHVPAPVQPVPVQPVPVQPVPVQHVPSVVQVQHVKPFINYEPTAQQLPSYFQTTFVQQSPPQVIPQVPAPAPPVFPISAFNPPSVPAVTPTIPNNFFPVNIQPPVVQNPTTFVTQQVPTFVQVPNTPNQGRPEFGSADAAPQIPQPTPEPHFEPELPQQQPTQQPWKPVLYLPPNVENEANRPSNTLLPPYGNSPNEGYLPPAPSSNQKQINDEFTANRHYYDNLSDAEIQHIFHQANLAAHSERSHAHDHAHTVHTYHSPY, translated from the exons ATGAAAGTGTTTGCTTTAGTTTTGGTGACGGCATTAACTTTAGGTGCATGTAATGCAGTGAAATTGAGAAAAATCGAAAAGAATGCCTCGCTACAAGAGGAACAATCTTCGAATACCAACGAAGATGAGCCAATAAATAAATCCGAAAGGAATGGCGACAAAGAAGTGCATAAACGAGGAGTTTTCCATTATGGAACTTTGGCGGGCCAGTCAGTATGGCCCAAAGCATATGCAGCCCATTATGGTTATGGTGGTCTACATGTGCCTGCCTTATCCACATTTGCTCCAGCCTCTGGTTTATCTGCAGCACACTTAGCTGTACCTGGACCTTTAAGATATAATACCGGATTTCATTATaagactttggcgagtccacttgcaTCATTTGGTGCCACAAGTTCAGCTGCTACTCCATATATTATTAGACCAGGCGGAGCAATTGTCCAATCCTACAATATCAACTATCCTCATCATAGATCACCTGTGACATTTAAAACCTATGCTGCTGCACCTCCAGCGCCAGTGCATGTCTATCAAAATGTATTGCCTGCAGTACAATCTTTTGAAACTGTCCAACCAGCAGCTCCTGTACAACCAGTTCCAGTACAACCAACAGTCCCTGTCCACGTCCCAGCACCGGTTCAACCTGTTCCAGTTCAGCCAGTTCCAGTTCAACCAGTTCCAGTCCAACATGTTCCCTCTGTTGTGCAAGTACAACATGTAAAACCATTTATCAACTATGAGCCCACAGCTCAACAATTGCCATCTTATTTCCAGACAACATTTGTACAACAATCCCCTCCCCAAGTTATCCCTCAGGTGCCCGCTCCAGCTCCACCTGTATTCCCAATCTCCGCTTTCAATCCCCCCAGTGTACCGGCTGTCACTCCGACAATTCCAAACAATTTCTTCCCTGTTAATATTCAACCTCCTGTTGTTCAGAATCCTACAACTTTTGTAACACAACAAGTTCCCACATTCGTTCAAGTTCCCAATACACCCAATCAAGGTCGTCCTGAATTTGGAAGCGCTGATGCCGCCCCCCAAATTCCTCAACCAACACCGGAACCTCATTTTGAACCCGAATTACCTCAACAACAGCCTACACAACAACCATGGAAGCCTGTTTTGTATCTACCTCCCAATGTAGAAAATGAAGCTAATCGGCCATCAAATACTCTCTTGCCTCCTTATGGAAATTCACCAAACGAGG gTTATTTGCCCCCAGCACCATCTTCAAATCAAAAACAGATAAATGATGAATTCACCGCCAATCGTCACTACTACGATAATCTTTCCGATGCCGAAATCCAGCATATTTTCCATCAAGCCAATCTAGCGGCTCACAGCGAACGTAGCCACGCCCATGATCATGCCCATACCGTCCACACCTATCATTCACCTTATTAA